A section of the Triticum dicoccoides isolate Atlit2015 ecotype Zavitan chromosome 7A, WEW_v2.0, whole genome shotgun sequence genome encodes:
- the LOC119330704 gene encoding protein ALTERED PHOSPHATE STARVATION RESPONSE 1-like, with the protein MGCGHSKPPRGDQDAAVALCRDRSALLADAIRHRYALADAHRAYAASLKAAGAALHDFLLLPPPPPPEPPALPPRLPERRKGDPLPAADAPDNKADDDDGGHICFHSDDEDGPDGAHISFPSDDDEADPHAPRLEPLPSAPPPPQQVPPPFVSGYAPPLYSYVPGQAYGYGPDIDAYGHGFFNITYARSQPPPLSVSYEHRTQATNATVHYYPGNAASGPPLPGSYYGGFHETAASSVDGAAPAPPQVSSWDFFNPFESVETYYQEEPAAVAAHTPSRTSKVAQEGGEIPELENAKVEEEVVKEARSNGNHDSEADRPGLSKDEGRSSAGEEPHRESKSSEASSMVHHVHVVEKSVVEGHSDAAAAVPGKSYNDDIEVAREIRSQFEHAANSAANVSKVLEVGKMPYHPKTSGLKVSSSMIICGRPSVGEEFVQFVEDKATEHGNLSSTLQKLYMWEEKLLEELKTEEKMRVLYGKKCEELKVLYERGAEAHKLEAIETYTRKLSTKMSVAIQVVNTISKKINKLRDEELWPQTNELIQGLMQMWHAMSECHKIQCHALSQAKSIDSTVAAARFSEAHIDLIKHLELELLDLVASFAAWVNAQTSYIGTINDWLKKGIDYVPEVTDDGTPPFSPGRLGAPPIFIICNNWATGIARIPETKVVDAMQALASQVLHLWEKHRLEWRQGMMANGDMDRELRVMERDEASMRKALEAQNKKLVLVSNQGGVSLSAQAVRDGDPPSEVGLQSCMNRFFEAMESFAAACANAYKDLHLRCEEERARPAQETDRVS; encoded by the exons ATGGGGTGCGGCCACTCCAAGCCGCCCCGTGGGGATCAGGACGCGGCGGTCGCGCTCTGCCGGGACCGCTCCGCGCTGCTGGCGGACGCCATTCGCCACCGCTACGCCCTCGCCGACGCCCACCGCGCCTACGCCGCCTCGCTCAAGGCCGCCGGCGCCGCGCTGCACGACTTCCTCctactgccgccgccgcctccgcccgagcCACCGGCGCTGCCGCCGCGCCTCCCTGAGCGCCGGAAGGGGGACCCGCTCCCCGCTGCCGACGCGCCCGACAACAAGGccgatgacgacgacggcggccaCATTTGCTTCCACTCGGACGACGAAGACGGCCCCGACGGCGCGCACATCAGCTTCCCGtccgacgacgacgaggccgaccCGCATGCCCCCCGCCTCGAGCCCCTCCCGTCCGCGCCACCGCCACCGCAGCAGGTGCCTCCGCCTTTCGTTTCCGGATACGCTCCGCCGCTCTACAGTTACGTCCCCGGCCAAGCGTATGGGTACGGGCCCGACATTGACGCCTATGGACATGGTTTCTTCAACATCACCTATGCCcgcagccagccgccgccgctgtcTGTGTCATACGAGCACCGCACCCAAGCCACCAATGCCACCGTCCATTACTACCCGGGCAATGCTGCCTCTGGGCCACCGCTGCCCGGATCTTACTACGGCGGCTTCCATGAGACGGCAGCCTCCTCTGTCGATGGGGCTGCGCCGGCGCCACCGCAGGTGTCGAGCTGGGACTTCTTTAACCCGTTTGAGTCAGTTGAAACTTACTACCAAGAGGAGCCGGCCGCCGTGGCGGCCCATACCCCTagccggacctccaaggtggcgcaGGAGGGGGGCGAAATCCCGGAATTGGAGAATGCCAAAGTGGAAGAAGAGGTCGTCAAGGAAGCACGCAGCAATGGCAACCACGACAGTGAAGCCGACAGACCTGGGCTCTCCAAGGACGAAGGGAGGAGCAGTGCCGGCGAGGAGCCGCACAGGGAGTCCAAGTCGTCGGAGGCAAGCAGCATGGTTCATCATGTCCATGTAGTGGAGAAGAGTGTGGTGGAAGGACATTCAGATGCCGCTGCTGCGGTTCCCGGGAAGTCCTACAACGATGATATTGAGGTGGCAAGGGAGATCAGGTCGCAGTTCGAGCATGCCGCAAACTCTGCAGCCAATGTATCCAAGGTGCTCGAGGTTGGGAAGATGCCTTACCACCCCAAGACCTCAGGGCTGAAAG TATCCTCATCGATGATAATCTGTGGCCGGCCTTCGGTCGGCGAGGAGTTCGTGCAGTTTGTGGAGGACAAAGCTACAGAACATGGCAACCTTTCTTCGACATTGCAGAAGCTCTACATGTGGGAGGAGAAGCTTCTTGAAGAACTCAAG ACCGAGGAGAAGATGAGGGTGCTGTATGGTAAAAAATGTGAGGAACTAAAAGTTCTTTATGAGAGAGGTGCTGAGGCTCATAAACTTGAGGCAATTGAAACTTATACCAGGAAGCTATCGACAAAAATGAGTGTTGCCATTCAGGTTGTCAACACTATCTCAAAGAAGATCAATAAGCTGAGAGATGAAGAATTATGGCCGCAAACAAATGAGCTGATTCAAGG GTTGATGCAAATGTGGCATGCCATGTCAGAATGCCATAAAATCCAGTGCCATGCCTTGTCGCAAGCTAAAAGCATCGACTCCACTGTCGCAGCTGCAAGATTCAGTGAAGCCCATATCGACTTAATCAAGCACCTGGAGCTTGAGTTGCTGGATTTGGTTGCCAGTTTCGCCGCATGGGTTAACGCGCAAACGAGCTACATTGGCACTATAAACGACTGGCTGAAGAAGGGAATTGACTACGTGCCTGAAGTGACCGACGACGGCACTCCCCCGTTCTCCCCGGGGCGCCTGGGAGCACCCCCCATCTTCATCATCTGTAATAACTGGGCGACCGGAATCGCGAGGATACCGGAGACGAAGGTGGTAGACGCCATGCAGGCTCTTGCCTCCCAGGTTCTGCACCTGTGGGAGAAGCACAGGCTAGAGTGGAGGCAGGGCATGATGGCCAACGGAGACATGGACAGGGAGCTTAGGGTGATGGAGAGGGATGAAGCGTCGATGCGCAAGGCCCTTGAGGCACAGAATAAGAAGCTCGTGCTCGTTTCGAATCAGGGCGGCGTGTCCTTGTCTGCGCAGGCCGTGCGGGATGGTGATCCGCCCTCTGAAGTGGGTTTGCAGTCATGCATGAACAGGTTCTTCGAAGCGATGGAGAGCTTCGCCGCCGCCTGCGCAAACGCGTACAAGGATCTCCATCTTCGTTGCGAAGAAGAGAGGGCTCGACCTGCCCAGGAGACCGACAGAGTTTCCTAG